DNA sequence from the Phycisphaerae bacterium genome:
GGCCAAGGCGACGGGGATGGGCAGCCGAGTCAACACCATCATGCAGACCTGCTTCTTCGCGATCTCGGGCGTTCTCCAGAGAGACGAGGCCATCACCAAGATCAAGGAGACGATCAAGAAGACCTATGGCAAAAAGGGCGACGAGGTGGTCAAGCGGAATTACGCCGCGGTCGACGACACCATTGCCCACCTGCACGAGGTCAAGGTGCCGGCCAAAGTCACGGCCACGTTCCGCCGTCCCTCGATCGTCAGCGACAAGGCGCCGAGCTTCGTTCGCGAGGTGATCGCCCCAATGATGGCGTTCAAGGGTGATCTGCTCCCGGTCAGCGCCTTTCCGCCGGACGGCACCTTCGACACGGCGACCACGCAGTGGGAGAAACGCAATATCGCCCTCGAGATACCCATCTGGGATCCGGCGGTCTGCATTCAGTGCAACAAGTGCGCGATCATCTGCCCGCACGCCGCCATCCGTTCGAAAGTCTATGCCCCATCGGAGCTGGCCAAGGCTCCCGAGGCGTTCCGCTCGGCCGACTACAAGGCCAAGGACTTCGCGGGCATGAAGTTCACCATTCAGGTCGCTCCCGAGGATTGCACCGGCTGCAAGCTCTGTATCCAGGCTTGCCCGGCCAAGGACAAGAGCAATCCCAAGCACAAGGCGATCAACATGGAAGCCCAGTTGCCGCTCCGCGAACGCGAGCGGGCCAACTACGACTTCTTCCTTGGCATCCCCGATCCCGACCGCAGTGCGATCGACAAGGTCAACGTCAAGAGCTCGCAGTTCTTCCGCCCACTGTTCGAGTACAGCGGGGCGTGCGCCGGCTGCGGCGAGACGCCCTACGTCAAGCTGCTCAGCCAGCTCTTCGGCGATCGCCTGATGATCGGCAACGCCACCGGCTGCAGTTCCATCTACGGCGGCAACCTGCCCACCACGCCGTACTGCAAGGACGCCAACGGGCGCGGCCCGGCCTGGGCCAACTCCCTGTTTGAGGACAACGCCGAGTTCGGCTTCGGGATGCGTGCGGCCATCGACAAGCACCACGAGCAGGCCCGTGAACTGGTAACCAAGCTGGGTGCCAGGATCGGCGACAACTTGGTCGCCGAGCTGCTCGGCGCCGACCAGACCACCGAGGCCGGGATCAAGGCGCAGCGCGATCGGGTCGCCGCCCTGAAGGCCAAGCTGGCCACCCTTCAGGAGGACGATGCCGCACGTCTGACCATCCTGGCGGATTATCTCGTGCGCAAGTCGGTCTGGATGCTGGGCGGTGATGGCTGGGCGTATGACATCGGGTACGGTGGCCTTGATCACGTCTTCTCGATGCCGCGGGACATCAATATCCTGGTGCTGGACACCGAGGTGTACTCGAACACCGGCGGGCAGGCGTCCAAGGCCACCCCCATCGGGGCCGCCGCCAAGTTCGCCTCGGCCGGCAAGTCGGTCGGCAAGAAGGATCTGGGCCTGATGGCCATGAGCTACGGGCACGTCTACGTGGCCAGCGTGGCGATTGGGGCCAAGGACACCCATACGGTCCAGGCCTTCGTCGAGGCCGAGTCCTACCCCGGTCCATCGATCATCATTGCCTACAGCCACTGCATTGCTCACGGCTACGATCTGGCCTTCGGCCTTGAGCAGCAGAAGCTGGCGGTCAACAGCGGCGTCTGGCCGCTTTACCGCTACGACCCGCGACGGGTTCTCAACGGCGAACCGCCGCTCATCCTCGACTCGACGCCGGGTGAGACCAAGGTCAGCGAGTATATGCGGAACGAAACTCGTTTCCGGATGGTCGAGAAGATGAATCCGGAACGATTCCAGAAGCTCTCGGTCATGGCCGCCGAGGCCTCCGCCAGACGACTGGCCGTCTATGATCATATGGCCAAGCTGACCGTTCCCAAGTCCAACGGCGGCAAGAGCGAGTAGCGTGTAGCGACTGGATGTCGGGAAGCGGAGTCAGCCGGCTCTGCTTCTCGACGCGGGTGAATACCCCGAAACCGAAGAGTCGATGATTGGCTGCTGATAACCGATAACCGACAACCCTCAATGGAGGTCCCGTTCATGGATCTTTCCACGCATTACCTCGGATTCAAGCTTACCCACCCGTTCATGTGTGGTGCGTCGCCGCTGGCGGACAAACTCGACAACGTCCGGAAGATGGAAGACGCCGGTGCGGCGGCGATCGTCATGCGCTCCCTGTTTGAGGAGCAGTTGATTGCCGAGGGGCTGGCGACGGCCAGTGCGATGGATGGCCCGGCCGAGTCCTTCGCCGAGGCGCTCTCGTATCTGCCTCAGCCGGACGAGTTCGTTCTGGGGCCGGATGAGTACCTGGAGCAGATTCGCAAGGTCAAACAGGCGGTGAAGGTGCCGGTGATCGCCTCGTTGAACGGCACGACGCTGGGTGGCTGGCTGGACTACGCCAAGCGGATGCAGCAAGCCGGAGCCGATGCTCTGGAACTCAACGTCTACTACCTGGCAACGGACATGACCGAGCCCGGCGAGGCCGTGGTGAAGCGTACCGTGGACATGGTCCGGTCGGTCAAGAAGACGGTCACCGTTCCGGTGGCCGTGAAGCTATCGCCGTACTACTCCTCCTTCGCCAACGTGGCCAAGCAGCTCGACGCGGCCGGGGTGGATGGCATGGTGCTGTTCAACCGGTTCTACCAGCCGGATATTGACGTCGAGACGCTGGAAGTGCTCTCGGATCTGAACTTGTCCTCGTCGGGCGCGTTGCTGCTTCGCCTGCGGTGGCTGGCGATCCTGTCGGGGCGGATTCAAGCCGATCTGGCAGTGACCGGCGGCGTGCACACCTGCCTCGACGGGGTCAAGGCGGTGATGTGCGGGGCGCACGCAGTCCAGATGGTGTCGGCCCTGTTGCAGCGCGGTCCGCAGCACCTGAAGACCATTCGGCAAGACGTCGCCCAGTGGCTGGAGGAACACGAGTACGATTCGCTGGCCCAGATGCAGGGTAGCATGAGTTTGCTGAAGGTGCCAAATCCGAAGGCCTACGAACGCGCCAACTACATGCACATTCTGCAAAGCTGGCAGCCGGCGTAGGCTTGAGCAGAGACCCTGGACACTGAGAGGATGCTGATCTCATGGCTCGTAGTGCAAAGTCCAATTCCAGCAAGCCGGAGATGAACCAGGCCGCCGGCCCGGCCGAGACCGGACGGACGGTGCGTGATCTGGAGCCGCTGTTCGCCCCGCAGTCCATCGCGGTGATCGGCGCGTCTCGTCGTCTGGGAACCGCCGGGAGCGAGATTCTCAAGAACCTGGTGATCGGTTCCTTCGGTGGGGTGATCTACCCGGTGAACCCCAAGTCGAAGAGCCTCATGGGCATCCGGTGTGTGCCCGCGGCTTCGGCCATCGACGACCAGGTGGATTTAGCGGTGGTCATCGTGCCCTCCAACTCGGTCGAAGCCGTGTTGAGCGAGTGTGCCGACCACGGAACCAAGCACTTCATCGTGATATCCGCGGGCTTCAAGGAAGTGGGCGGCGAGGGCGTGGAGCGGGAGAATCGGCTGAAGGCTCTGGCCAAGGAACGCGGGCTGTCGATCCTGGGCCCCAACTGCCTGGGCTTGATCAACACTGCGCCGGGAGTGAGCATGAACGCGGCCTTCGGTGGTGCCCTGCCCAAGGCCGGGTGCATGGGCCTGATCAGCCAGAGCGGTGCCTTGGCCGCCGCCCTCCTGGACTACGCCAAGGGGCGAGGGATTGGCTTCTCCCGGTTTGTCAGCTTCGGCAACAAGGCCGACATCAACGAGATCGACCTGCTCCAGTCTCTGGCCGGCGACCCGGCGACCAAGGTCATCCTGATGTATGTCGAGGATCTGTCCAGCGGCCAGGCCTTCGTTGACGTGGCCCATTCGATCACCCACGGGCGCAATCCGAAGCCGATCCTGGCGATCAAGACTGGCCGCACCCAGGAAGGCGCCGCCGCCGCGGCGTCCCACACTGGCTCACTGGCCGGCTCGGACGAGGTCTACGACGCGGTGTTCTCCCAGGCCGGCGTGATCCGCGTGGAGAGCGTCGAGGATCTGTTCGACTATGCCGAGGTCTTTGCCGAGCCGACCTTGCCCCGCGGCCGGAAAACGGCGATCATCACCAACGCAGGCGGTCCGGGGATCATGGCCACGGATGCGTGCATTCGGTATGGCCTCAAGCTCTCCAAGTTCCAGGAATACACCATCAAGTCGCTCAAGTTCCAGATGCCGCCCACCGGGAGTCTCAAGAATCCCGTGGATGTCATTGGAGACGCGCGCCATGACCGCTATCGGGCGGCCCTGGATGCGGTCACGGCCGATGAGGAAGTCGACCAGGTCATGGTCCTGGTCACTCCTCAGGCGATGACCAATGCCAAGGAAATCGCCGAGGTCGTGGTCGAGATGGAGAGCTACTGCGAGAAGCCGATTGTGGCTTGCATGATGGGTGAAAGCGACGTCGAGCCGGGTGTTCGGGTGCTCAAGGAGCACGGCGTTCCGACGTATCAGTTTCCTGAGAACGCCATGCGATCGATGGCCGCCAAGGCCCGTTTTGCCGAGTGGATTCGTTCCCCGATCCTCGACTACCGCCGGTTCGAGGTCAACCGGGCCGCGGTGGATGAACTGTTCCGGCAGGAGACGGCCGCTGGACGCAACCAGCTGGTTGAGGTGCGGGCTTTGGAGGCTTTCACCTACTATGGCTTCCCAATCGTACCCTACAAGCTAGCCAAGTCGGCGGACGAGGCCGCGGCCGCCGCGATCGAGATGGGTTTCCCCGTGGTGATGAAGATCTCCGGCCCGAAGATTCTGCACAAGACCGATGTCGGCGGCGTGAAGCTCAATTTGACCGACGAAGCCTCGGTTCGCGCAACCTACGAGGCCATGATTCAGTCCGTTCGGGGCAAGCTGGGCAGCGAGGTCGAGATCTGGGGCGTTCTCGTTCAGAAGATGCTGCAGCCCGGCAAGGAGATCATTCTGGGAGTGACCCGCGACCCGCGATTCGGGCCTCTGCTCATGTTCGGACTCGGCGGCATCTACACCGAGGCCCTGCGAGACGTGGCCTTCCGCCTCGCGCCGATCCGGGAGAACGTGTCTTTGGAGATGATCAAGGATATTCGCTCCTACCGCCTGCTCGAAGGCGTGCGCGGCGAGCCCCCTTCGGATCTGACGGCCATTGCCGACTGTCTCATGCGGCTCTCGCAAATGGTCACGGACAATCCCAGGATCAAGGAACTTGACATCAACCCGCTCATCGTCTACCCCCGTGGCAAGGGATGCATGGTAGCCGATGCCCGGATTATTCTGTCGGAGAGCTAACCGATGAGCCAACCTTGGCGTGAACGATATGCAGACAAGACGGTGGAGGCCGCATTCGCCCTGCGCAAGATCAAGCCCGGAGATCGGGTCTTCATCGGCTCGGCCTGCGGGGAGCCCCAGCACTTGGTCCACTCCTTGTGCGACGCCGGCAGCCATCTGGCCGACACGGAGCTCATCCAGGTCCTGACCTTCGGTGTGGCCCCCTATACCGATCCGCAATATGCCGCCAACTTTCGAGCGAACGCGTTCTTCATCGGGGCCAGTCTGCGCGATTCAGTCAACCAGGCCCGGGCCGACTACACGCCGATCTTCCTGTCGCAGGTGCCCGATCTGTTCAAGTCGCGACGGGTGCCCATCGACGTGGCCTTGGTCACGGTCAGTCCTCCTGACGAGCACGGATTCTGCAGCCTTGGGGTGTCCGTGGATATCACCAAGGCCGCGGTCGAGTCGGCCGAGGTAGTGATCGCCCAGGTCAACACGAACATGCCGCGGGTGTTGGGCAACAGCTTCATCCACGTGCGGCAGATTGACTACCTCGTGGCACACGACGAGCCTTTGCTGGAGTGGCCCGGCCTTGCCGGAGATGATGAGGTCACTCGCAAGATCGCTGCCAACATCGCCCGCTTGATCTCCGATGGCGCCACCCTCCAACTCGGCATCGGCCGAATTCCCGACGCCGTGCTGGCGCTGCTGACCGACCGGAACGATCTGGGTATTCACACCGAGATGTTCTCCGACGGCGTGATGAAACTGGCCAAGGCCGGCAACATCACGGGCAAGTACAAGACCCTCCACGCCGGGAAGATCGTCGGCAGTTTCGCTGCGGGATCGAAGACGCTTTTCGACTTCGTGGACAACAACCCGATGATCGAGATGCACCCCTCCGACTACACCAATGACCCGTTCGTCATCGCCCAGCACGACAATCTGACGGCCATCAACTCGGCCCTGGAAATTGATCTCACCGGCCAGGTCTGCGCTGATTCGCTGGGCAACAGTTTCTACAGCGGCATCGGTGGCCACGCGGATTTCGTGCGCGGGGCGGCCATGGCCCGGAACGGCCAGCCGATCATCGCCATGCCCAGTACCGCCGTCACCGCCGACGGAGTCCGCTCTCGTATCGTGGCGGCGCTTCAGGAAGGAGCCGGCGTGGTCACGACCCGTGGCGACATTCACTACATCGCGACGGAATACGGCGTGGCCTACCTGCATGGCCGCAACCTCCGCGAGCGGGCGATGTCCCTGATTGGTATCGCCCACCCCGACTTCCGGGGCGAGTTGTTGTTTGCCGCCAAGAGACGGAGAATCGTCTACGCCAATCAGATCTTGCCGCCGACGTCGAGACCCTATCCCGCGGAGATGGAAGCGACCACGACACTGAACGATGGTACGGAGATCATGGTTCGGCCGATTCGCCCGGACGACGAACGCCTGATCAAGGAGATGTTCTACTCGTTCAGCGAGAAGACGGTATACCTTCGGTACCACAACACGCTTAAGTCGATGCCCCACAATAAGTTACAGGTGTTCTGCAACGTCGATTACGATACCGAGATGGCTTTGATTGGCGTGACCGGCGTGGCGGGCAGCGAGGAAGTGATCGGTGTTGGACGGTACATGACCGACGCCGCCAAACGCTCGGCAGAGATGGCTTTCGTGGTTCGCGACGACTATCAGCGCAAGGGGTTGGGGTCGTTCTTGTTCAAGCGATTGGTCGAACTCGCCCAGGCCCAGGGCCTCCGCAAGTTCCATGCTGAGGTCCTGGCCGAGAACAGCGGAATGCTGAAAATCTTCCATCGCTCCGGCCTGAAAGTCGAAACGACTACAGAAGAAGGGGTGGTTGGTGTCGATATGCAGATACCGGAGCCGCCGGCGATGCATCAACCCCAGTAGGGCGGTGGCGTGGCCTCGGGTGTTCTTGCATGTCTCGGACGAACGGCGAGGAATTTGATTTCCGCCCGGAGGACAGGTAATCTGTGTGGGTGCGGGCCCGGGGATCCTGTCCCGGCAGCTTCTAAAACCCCGAAACCGCCTCACATCGCGGTCAGTGGGGTCGTGTGACGGATCACATTCTGGTTGTCGCTTGAGGAGATAGGACTCATGAAAAGAGCGCACATGGTGGGTAGGGCGATGAGGAAACTGGCTGTCGTAGGTGCGATGGTCATTGGCGGCAGTTTTGTGTTCGGCGGCTGTACCCTCACGACCGTCAGGGATCAGATCGTGTCGGGTGGACTGGCTGCCATCAACGCCACGGCGAAGGAAGCTGTGGGTGCCCTGATTCCGACCTTCGCCGAGTTCTTCCCGAGGATTCCGAACACCTCGCCGCTTTTCAACAGCTGGGGCCTTTGATCCAATGATCAGACGCCGTCTCGTGGGTGAGGCGTTTGTCTGACTGCTTTCGCGATTGACGAAAGGACGGGCTGTTCCTCGTTGAAGCGAGGAGCAGCCCGTTTACGCGTCTGGCTCTCTTCGGGGGGTGGGCTTGGTGTCGTCACCCGCTTCATACCGATGATCCTTGCCCCGTGCTGCTCCCAACCGCCCGGGCCGGGCCTCACCGTCGCTGGGCCTCGGCCTTGCGGTGGGTGGTGACGACCTCCTCCTGTACATCGCGCGGTGTCCGGCGATAGCAGGCGAATTCCATGGTGAATGTGCCCTTGCCCTGAGTGGCCGACCGCAGATCGGTCGCATAGCCGAACATGTTGGCGAGCGGAACCTCAGCGTTGATGACGGTGACATTCTGCTTCAGCTCGCTGCCCAGGATGATCCCGCGGCGGCTGGACAGATCGCCGACTACGCTGCCCTGGTATTCGGGCGGCGCCTCGACCTCGACCTTCACGATCGGCTCGAGCAGGGCGGGCTGCGACCGTTTGAACGCTTCGACGAACGCGTCTCGGGCGCAGATCTGGAACGCCAGGTCGGAGGAGTCGACCGAGTGGTAGGTGCCGTCCTCGAGCAGGATCTTGACCTTCACGATCTCGAAGCCGGCCAGCGGGCCCTTGCCCCGGGCGCTCTGGAAGCCCTTGTCGCAGGACGGAATGTACTCGGTCGGGATTCGCCCGCCCTTGACCGTGCTCTCGAACTCGTAGTCGTCTTCGGCGCCATGCGGGAGCGGAATGAGCTTGCCGACGACATGGGCATACTGACCGGACCCGCCGGTCTGCTTGCGATGCTTGTAGTCAAAAGGCGTCTCGCGGGTCGGGGCCTCGCGGTAGCTGACCTGCGGAGCCCCCACCTCGATCTTGATCTTCTGTTCTCGCCGCAGCCGTTCAATGTAGATGTCCAGGTGCAGCTCGCCCATGCCGGAGATGATAGTCTCGCCGGTCTTCTCGTCGGTATGGGTGTGGAACGTCGGGTCCTCGCGGCAGAACCGGTGTAGTGTCTTGCTCAGCTTGTCACGATCGGTGCTCTGGGCGGGCTTGATGGACAGGGAGATGACCGGCTCGGCCACATGGATGCTCTCCAGCGAGTAGTTGTGCGCCGTGTCGCAGATGGTGTCGCCCGAACTGCATTCCACGCCGATCAGGGCGACGATGTCGCCGGCCTCGGCCACGTCGATGTCCTCGCGCTCGTTGGCGTGCATCCGCAAGATGCGCCCGACGCGCTGTTTCTTGCCCGCCCGGCTGTTGTAGTACGTTCCCCCGCGGACAATTCGGCCCTGGTACACGCGGGTGAAGGTCAGCTGCCCGAACGACTCCTCGACGATCTTGAACGCCATCGCGACGGCCGAGCCGTCCGGATCGGCGCTCAACGTCATCTCCGCCCCCTGGTTCCGGTTGTCGCGGGCGTAGATCACCCGATCCAGCGGGCTGGGCAGATAGCGGGTGACGGCATCCAGGAGGGGCTGCACTCCCCGGTTCTTGAAGGCCGAGCCCATCAGCACCGGTGTGATCTCCCGGGCAATGGTCTGCTCGCGGACGATCCGGTGGATCAGCTCCTCGTCGATGGGTTTCTCCTCGAGCATGAACTCCATGAGTTCGTCGCTGTAGAGTGAGAGCGTGTCGAGCATTCCGTGGCGGGCCCGGTCCGCCGCCTCGCGGAGCTCCGCGGGGATCTCCTCCATGCGAATGTGCTCGCCGTTTTCTCCCTCGAAGTAGAGGGCTTTCATCGCGATCAGGTCCACCACCCCTTGGTGGTGTCCTTCCAGTCCGATGGGGATCTGCAGGGGTACGCCGGTGTGTCCCAGCTTGGTCTCGATCTCGTTGACCACGCGCGCGGGATCGGCGCCCACCCGGTCGCACTTGTTGATGAACGCGATGCGGGGCACGCTGTAACGCTTCATCTGCCGATCGACGGTGAGCGACTGCGACTGCACGCCGCCGACGGCGCACAGCACCAGGACGGCGCCGTCCAGAACGCGCAGCGAACGCTCGACCTCGATGGTAAAATCGACGTGACCCGGCGTGTCGATGATGTTGATGGTCTTGTTCCGCCAGCGGACCGTGGTCGCGGCCGACGTGATGGTGATGCCACGCTCTCTCTCGAGCTCCATGTGGTCCATGGTGGCGCCGCGCTCGTCGTCCTTGACGTCGCCCATGCGGTGAATGCGACCCGTGTAGTACAGCATTCGCTCGGTCAAGGTGGTCTTGCCCGAGTCGATGTGGGCCGAGATTCCGATATTTCTCAGATGACGCAGGTTCGACATGACAGCTCGCTTCACCTTTTCACTTCGTGTGTCCTTCCGACGCTCG
Encoded proteins:
- a CDS encoding GNAT family N-acetyltransferase — protein: MSQPWRERYADKTVEAAFALRKIKPGDRVFIGSACGEPQHLVHSLCDAGSHLADTELIQVLTFGVAPYTDPQYAANFRANAFFIGASLRDSVNQARADYTPIFLSQVPDLFKSRRVPIDVALVTVSPPDEHGFCSLGVSVDITKAAVESAEVVIAQVNTNMPRVLGNSFIHVRQIDYLVAHDEPLLEWPGLAGDDEVTRKIAANIARLISDGATLQLGIGRIPDAVLALLTDRNDLGIHTEMFSDGVMKLAKAGNITGKYKTLHAGKIVGSFAAGSKTLFDFVDNNPMIEMHPSDYTNDPFVIAQHDNLTAINSALEIDLTGQVCADSLGNSFYSGIGGHADFVRGAAMARNGQPIIAMPSTAVTADGVRSRIVAALQEGAGVVTTRGDIHYIATEYGVAYLHGRNLRERAMSLIGIAHPDFRGELLFAAKRRRIVYANQILPPTSRPYPAEMEATTTLNDGTEIMVRPIRPDDERLIKEMFYSFSEKTVYLRYHNTLKSMPHNKLQVFCNVDYDTEMALIGVTGVAGSEEVIGVGRYMTDAAKRSAEMAFVVRDDYQRKGLGSFLFKRLVELAQAQGLRKFHAEVLAENSGMLKIFHRSGLKVETTTEEGVVGVDMQIPEPPAMHQPQ
- a CDS encoding elongation factor G; its protein translation is MSNLRHLRNIGISAHIDSGKTTLTERMLYYTGRIHRMGDVKDDERGATMDHMELERERGITITSAATTVRWRNKTINIIDTPGHVDFTIEVERSLRVLDGAVLVLCAVGGVQSQSLTVDRQMKRYSVPRIAFINKCDRVGADPARVVNEIETKLGHTGVPLQIPIGLEGHHQGVVDLIAMKALYFEGENGEHIRMEEIPAELREAADRARHGMLDTLSLYSDELMEFMLEEKPIDEELIHRIVREQTIAREITPVLMGSAFKNRGVQPLLDAVTRYLPSPLDRVIYARDNRNQGAEMTLSADPDGSAVAMAFKIVEESFGQLTFTRVYQGRIVRGGTYYNSRAGKKQRVGRILRMHANEREDIDVAEAGDIVALIGVECSSGDTICDTAHNYSLESIHVAEPVISLSIKPAQSTDRDKLSKTLHRFCREDPTFHTHTDEKTGETIISGMGELHLDIYIERLRREQKIKIEVGAPQVSYREAPTRETPFDYKHRKQTGGSGQYAHVVGKLIPLPHGAEDDYEFESTVKGGRIPTEYIPSCDKGFQSARGKGPLAGFEIVKVKILLEDGTYHSVDSSDLAFQICARDAFVEAFKRSQPALLEPIVKVEVEAPPEYQGSVVGDLSSRRGIILGSELKQNVTVINAEVPLANMFGYATDLRSATQGKGTFTMEFACYRRTPRDVQEEVVTTHRKAEAQRR
- the nifJ gene encoding pyruvate:ferredoxin (flavodoxin) oxidoreductase; this encodes MAKRIMTLDGNEAAASVAYRTSEVIAIYPITPSSPMGEFSDEWASKQMRNIWGTIPQVTEMQSEGGAAGAVHGALQAGALATTFTASQGLLLMIPNMYKIAGELTAFCMHVTARTLATHALSIFGDHSDVMACRQIGFAMLCSGSVQEAHDLACVAHAATLKSRIPFLHFFDGFRTSHEVSKIEMISDEDLLFMMDQAAIKAHRERALTPDKPKIRGTAQNPDTFFQTREACNKFFDACPDIVQQAMDQFGGRLGRKYNLFDYVGAPDAERVIVMMGSGAETAHETVDYLVGKGEKIGLIKVRLFRPFSIPHLVKVLPKSVKKIAVLDRTKEPGGVGEPLYQDVVTALRETKDSGKLAMAEPTIIGGRYGLSSKEFTPAMVKAVYDELAKASSKRHFTVGINDDVTHLSLDLDEHFDIEGKSVVRAVFFGLGADGTVGANKNSIKIIGEETDNFAQGYFVYDSKKSGAMTISHLRFGPGYIRPPYLISKASFVACHQFVFLEKYDVLCYAAPGATFLLNAPYSAETVWDHLPLEVQEEIIAKKLKFYVIDGYEVAKATGMGSRVNTIMQTCFFAISGVLQRDEAITKIKETIKKTYGKKGDEVVKRNYAAVDDTIAHLHEVKVPAKVTATFRRPSIVSDKAPSFVREVIAPMMAFKGDLLPVSAFPPDGTFDTATTQWEKRNIALEIPIWDPAVCIQCNKCAIICPHAAIRSKVYAPSELAKAPEAFRSADYKAKDFAGMKFTIQVAPEDCTGCKLCIQACPAKDKSNPKHKAINMEAQLPLRERERANYDFFLGIPDPDRSAIDKVNVKSSQFFRPLFEYSGACAGCGETPYVKLLSQLFGDRLMIGNATGCSSIYGGNLPTTPYCKDANGRGPAWANSLFEDNAEFGFGMRAAIDKHHEQARELVTKLGARIGDNLVAELLGADQTTEAGIKAQRDRVAALKAKLATLQEDDAARLTILADYLVRKSVWMLGGDGWAYDIGYGGLDHVFSMPRDINILVLDTEVYSNTGGQASKATPIGAAAKFASAGKSVGKKDLGLMAMSYGHVYVASVAIGAKDTHTVQAFVEAESYPGPSIIIAYSHCIAHGYDLAFGLEQQKLAVNSGVWPLYRYDPRRVLNGEPPLILDSTPGETKVSEYMRNETRFRMVEKMNPERFQKLSVMAAEASARRLAVYDHMAKLTVPKSNGGKSE
- a CDS encoding dihydroorotate dehydrogenase-like protein, whose protein sequence is MDLSTHYLGFKLTHPFMCGASPLADKLDNVRKMEDAGAAAIVMRSLFEEQLIAEGLATASAMDGPAESFAEALSYLPQPDEFVLGPDEYLEQIRKVKQAVKVPVIASLNGTTLGGWLDYAKRMQQAGADALELNVYYLATDMTEPGEAVVKRTVDMVRSVKKTVTVPVAVKLSPYYSSFANVAKQLDAAGVDGMVLFNRFYQPDIDVETLEVLSDLNLSSSGALLLRLRWLAILSGRIQADLAVTGGVHTCLDGVKAVMCGAHAVQMVSALLQRGPQHLKTIRQDVAQWLEEHEYDSLAQMQGSMSLLKVPNPKAYERANYMHILQSWQPA
- a CDS encoding acetate--CoA ligase family protein, whose product is MNQAAGPAETGRTVRDLEPLFAPQSIAVIGASRRLGTAGSEILKNLVIGSFGGVIYPVNPKSKSLMGIRCVPAASAIDDQVDLAVVIVPSNSVEAVLSECADHGTKHFIVISAGFKEVGGEGVERENRLKALAKERGLSILGPNCLGLINTAPGVSMNAAFGGALPKAGCMGLISQSGALAAALLDYAKGRGIGFSRFVSFGNKADINEIDLLQSLAGDPATKVILMYVEDLSSGQAFVDVAHSITHGRNPKPILAIKTGRTQEGAAAAASHTGSLAGSDEVYDAVFSQAGVIRVESVEDLFDYAEVFAEPTLPRGRKTAIITNAGGPGIMATDACIRYGLKLSKFQEYTIKSLKFQMPPTGSLKNPVDVIGDARHDRYRAALDAVTADEEVDQVMVLVTPQAMTNAKEIAEVVVEMESYCEKPIVACMMGESDVEPGVRVLKEHGVPTYQFPENAMRSMAAKARFAEWIRSPILDYRRFEVNRAAVDELFRQETAAGRNQLVEVRALEAFTYYGFPIVPYKLAKSADEAAAAAIEMGFPVVMKISGPKILHKTDVGGVKLNLTDEASVRATYEAMIQSVRGKLGSEVEIWGVLVQKMLQPGKEIILGVTRDPRFGPLLMFGLGGIYTEALRDVAFRLAPIRENVSLEMIKDIRSYRLLEGVRGEPPSDLTAIADCLMRLSQMVTDNPRIKELDINPLIVYPRGKGCMVADARIILSES